A genome region from Drosophila simulans strain w501 chromosome 2R, Prin_Dsim_3.1, whole genome shotgun sequence includes the following:
- the LOC6735474 gene encoding resistance to inhibitors of cholinesterase protein 3 isoform X17: MPATATSKPRAPLVEEGMTPKKTALIIVTVIGCIAILWPKVFHPMMFGGVPPAQPNFKDPRAAPGGCCDVVLDREQFLNATKKDTIEPFGPHLYRKQINVYTGEISLRQERPAHLHPESIYQAMRERGRAIPATPTVPILERKTSPSNPPPRIVDGRPGPIPGMRPPMGAGALHQPQQRGSSMGFLMPLYTIGIVVFFGYTLMKIMFKKQVPNDPYGAAPPNPAFRQEVFGSQNHSQVEDLGGSKLGAAAAAAAKKPAAKDTEKELYNASVSATEVATSLSASLKSHQQLKEAEQLMEIEKLRQKLESTERAMAQLVAEMNTDQYEAKMIALKFLKRQPNF, encoded by the exons ATGCCCGCTACAGCCACATCCAAGCCGAGAGCTCCGCTCGTCGAGGAGGGCATGACGCCCAAGAAGACCGCCCTGATCATCGTCACCGTGATCGGATGCATTGCCATCCTATGGCCGAAGGTCTTCCATCCCATGATGTTCGGAGGAGTGCCTCCAGCCCAGCCAAATTTCAAGGATCCACGAGCAGCACCAGGCG GATGTTGTGATGTCGTCCTGGACAGGGAGCAGTTCCTGAATGCCACGAAGAAGGACACGATCGAGCCCTTCGGTCCGCATTTGTATCGCAAGCAAATCAATGTTTACACGGGCGAAATAA GTCTGCGCCAGGAGCGTCCCGCCCACCTGCATCCGGAATCCATATACCAGGCCATGAGGGAGCGTGGTCGCGCCATtcccgccacgcccaccgtgCCGATTCTGGAACGAAAGACTTCGCCCAGTAATCCGCCTCCGCGGATCGTGGACGGACGG CCTGGACCCATTCCTGGAATGCGTCCACCCATGGGCGCCGGTGCACTGCATCAGCCACAACAGCGAGGCAGCAGCATGGGCTTCCTAATGCCACTCTACACCATCGGCATCGTAGTCTTCTTCGGCTACACCCTGATGAAG ATCATGTTCAAGAAGCAAGTTCCAAATGATCCGTACGGAGCGGCGCCTCCAAATCCTGCTTTCCGGCAGGAGGTCTTCGGATCACAGAACCACAGCCAGGTGGAGGATTTGGGCGGCAGCAAGCTGG gagctgctgcagccgccgccgcaaAGAAGCCGGCCGCCAAGGACACCGAAAAGGAGCTGTACAACGCCAGTGTGTCGGCCACCGAGGTGGCCACCAGTCTGTCCGCCTCGCTGAAGAGCCACCAGCAGCTGAAGGAGGCCGAGCAGCTGATGGAGATCGAGAAGCTGCGCCAGAAACTCGAGAGCACGGAGCGGGCGATGGCCCAGTTGGTGGCCGAAATGAACACCGATCAGTATGAGGCAAAG ATGATTGCCCTCAAGTTTCTCAAGCGGCAGCCAAACTTCTAA
- the LOC6735474 gene encoding uncharacterized protein LOC6735474 isoform X7: MPATATSKPRAPLVEEGMTPKKTALIIVTVIGCIAILWPKVFHPMMFGGVPPAQPNFKDPRAAPGGCCDVVLDREQFLNATKKDTIEPFGPHLYRKQINVYTGEISLRQERPAHLHPESIYQAMRERGRAIPATPTVPILERKTSPSNPPPRIVDGRPGPIPGMRPPMGAGALHQPQQRGSSMGFLMPLYTIGIVVFFGYTLMKIMFKKQVPNDPYGAAPPNPAFRQEVFGSQNHSQVEDLGGSKLGWREHQTIVTAIQGLIDAADEQLNGQDKQRATSDTETDSNKKNDNEKTREQPVDKQNLSNGHASSDQNPEQETATKGARKRRDLSAERELTVLGMELTASCEGGHKWTGRPPTPVFRAPSEHSKLEENFPEPQSIYLEGALAHESQILVADSQIKREEVYDSELNGSAEEPAIILSSRMTLSLINLDANQQNGNAGKSAVESPLADDIEIIGHDEQ, encoded by the exons ATGCCCGCTACAGCCACATCCAAGCCGAGAGCTCCGCTCGTCGAGGAGGGCATGACGCCCAAGAAGACCGCCCTGATCATCGTCACCGTGATCGGATGCATTGCCATCCTATGGCCGAAGGTCTTCCATCCCATGATGTTCGGAGGAGTGCCTCCAGCCCAGCCAAATTTCAAGGATCCACGAGCAGCACCAGGCG GATGTTGTGATGTCGTCCTGGACAGGGAGCAGTTCCTGAATGCCACGAAGAAGGACACGATCGAGCCCTTCGGTCCGCATTTGTATCGCAAGCAAATCAATGTTTACACGGGCGAAATAA GTCTGCGCCAGGAGCGTCCCGCCCACCTGCATCCGGAATCCATATACCAGGCCATGAGGGAGCGTGGTCGCGCCATtcccgccacgcccaccgtgCCGATTCTGGAACGAAAGACTTCGCCCAGTAATCCGCCTCCGCGGATCGTGGACGGACGG CCTGGACCCATTCCTGGAATGCGTCCACCCATGGGCGCCGGTGCACTGCATCAGCCACAACAGCGAGGCAGCAGCATGGGCTTCCTAATGCCACTCTACACCATCGGCATCGTAGTCTTCTTCGGCTACACCCTGATGAAG ATCATGTTCAAGAAGCAAGTTCCAAATGATCCGTACGGAGCGGCGCCTCCAAATCCTGCTTTCCGGCAGGAGGTCTTCGGATCACAGAACCACAGCCAGGTGGAGGATTTGGGCGGCAGCAAGCTGG GCTGGCGAGAGCATCAGACAA TTGTAACGGCCATACAAGGTTTGATAGACGCGGCCGACGAGCAATTGAATGGCCAAGACAAGCAGAGGGCGACGAGCGACACTGAAACTGATTCGAATAAG AAAAACGACAACGAAAAAACGAGAGAGCAACCAGTAGACAAGCAGAACCTATCCAATGGACATGCAAGCAGCGACCAAAATCCGGAGCAGGAGACCGCGACGAAGGGAGCCAGGAAACGGCGGGATCTGAGCGCTGAACGGGAACTGACG GTACTCGGCATGGAGTTAACAGCCAGTTGCGAGGGCGGCCACAAGTGGACTGGACGCCCTCCAACGCCTGTTTTCCGAGCGCCAAGCGAACAT TCCAAATTGGAAGAAAACTTCCCGGAGCCGCAGTCCATTTACTTGGAAGGCGCTTTGGCCCACGAGTCCCAGATTTTGGTGGCCGACTCCCAGATCAAACGCGAAGAAGTCTACGACTCGGAGCTCAATGGCTCAGCCGAGGAACCAGCC ATCATTCTTAGCAGCAGAATGACATTGTCATTGATTAATTTGGACgcaaatcaacaaaatggaaatgccggCAAATCCGCAGTGGAAAGTCCTCTGGCTGATGACATCG
- the LOC6735474 gene encoding resistance to inhibitors of cholinesterase protein 3 isoform X15: MPATATSKPRAPLVEEGMTPKKTALIIVTVIGCIAILWPKVFHPMMFGGVPPAQPNFKDPRAAPGGLRQERPAHLHPESIYQAMRERGRAIPATPTVPILERKTSPSNPPPRIVDGRPGPIPGMRPPMGAGALHQPQQRGSSMGFLMPLYTIGIVVFFGYTLMKIMFKKQVPNDPYGAAPPNPAFRQEVFGSQNHSQVEDLGGSKLVVTAIQGLIDAADEQLNGQDKQRATSDTETDSNKKNDNEKTREQPVDKQNLSNGHASSDQNPEQETATKGARKRRDLSAERELTSKLEENFPEPQSIYLEGALAHESQILVADSQIKREEVYDSELNGSAEEPAIILSSRMTLSLINLDANQQNGNAGKSAVESPLADDIEIIGHDEQ; encoded by the exons ATGCCCGCTACAGCCACATCCAAGCCGAGAGCTCCGCTCGTCGAGGAGGGCATGACGCCCAAGAAGACCGCCCTGATCATCGTCACCGTGATCGGATGCATTGCCATCCTATGGCCGAAGGTCTTCCATCCCATGATGTTCGGAGGAGTGCCTCCAGCCCAGCCAAATTTCAAGGATCCACGAGCAGCACCAGGCG GTCTGCGCCAGGAGCGTCCCGCCCACCTGCATCCGGAATCCATATACCAGGCCATGAGGGAGCGTGGTCGCGCCATtcccgccacgcccaccgtgCCGATTCTGGAACGAAAGACTTCGCCCAGTAATCCGCCTCCGCGGATCGTGGACGGACGG CCTGGACCCATTCCTGGAATGCGTCCACCCATGGGCGCCGGTGCACTGCATCAGCCACAACAGCGAGGCAGCAGCATGGGCTTCCTAATGCCACTCTACACCATCGGCATCGTAGTCTTCTTCGGCTACACCCTGATGAAG ATCATGTTCAAGAAGCAAGTTCCAAATGATCCGTACGGAGCGGCGCCTCCAAATCCTGCTTTCCGGCAGGAGGTCTTCGGATCACAGAACCACAGCCAGGTGGAGGATTTGGGCGGCAGCAAGCTGG TTGTAACGGCCATACAAGGTTTGATAGACGCGGCCGACGAGCAATTGAATGGCCAAGACAAGCAGAGGGCGACGAGCGACACTGAAACTGATTCGAATAAG AAAAACGACAACGAAAAAACGAGAGAGCAACCAGTAGACAAGCAGAACCTATCCAATGGACATGCAAGCAGCGACCAAAATCCGGAGCAGGAGACCGCGACGAAGGGAGCCAGGAAACGGCGGGATCTGAGCGCTGAACGGGAACTGACG TCCAAATTGGAAGAAAACTTCCCGGAGCCGCAGTCCATTTACTTGGAAGGCGCTTTGGCCCACGAGTCCCAGATTTTGGTGGCCGACTCCCAGATCAAACGCGAAGAAGTCTACGACTCGGAGCTCAATGGCTCAGCCGAGGAACCAGCC ATCATTCTTAGCAGCAGAATGACATTGTCATTGATTAATTTGGACgcaaatcaacaaaatggaaatgccggCAAATCCGCAGTGGAAAGTCCTCTGGCTGATGACATCG
- the LOC6735474 gene encoding uncharacterized protein LOC6735474 isoform X1, whose protein sequence is MPATATSKPRAPLVEEGMTPKKTALIIVTVIGCIAILWPKVFHPMMFGGVPPAQPNFKDPRAAPGGCCDVVLDREQFLNATKKDTIEPFGPHLYRKQINVYTGEISLRQERPAHLHPESIYQAMRERGRAIPATPTVPILERKTSPSNPPPRIVDGRPGPIPGMRPPMGAGALHQPQQRGSSMGFLMPLYTIGIVVFFGYTLMKIMFKKQVPNDPYGAAPPNPAFRQEVFGSQNHSQVEDLGGSKLGWREHQTRAAAAAAAKKPAAKDTEKELYNASVSATEVATSLSASLKSHQQLKEAEQLMEIEKLRQKLESTERAMAQLVAEMNTDQYEAKKNDNEKTREQPVDKQNLSNGHASSDQNPEQETATKGARKRRDLSAERELTVLGMELTASCEGGHKWTGRPPTPVFRAPSEHSKLEENFPEPQSIYLEGALAHESQILVADSQIKREEVYDSELNGSAEEPAIILSSRMTLSLINLDANQQNGNAGKSAVESPLADDIEIIGHDEQ, encoded by the exons ATGCCCGCTACAGCCACATCCAAGCCGAGAGCTCCGCTCGTCGAGGAGGGCATGACGCCCAAGAAGACCGCCCTGATCATCGTCACCGTGATCGGATGCATTGCCATCCTATGGCCGAAGGTCTTCCATCCCATGATGTTCGGAGGAGTGCCTCCAGCCCAGCCAAATTTCAAGGATCCACGAGCAGCACCAGGCG GATGTTGTGATGTCGTCCTGGACAGGGAGCAGTTCCTGAATGCCACGAAGAAGGACACGATCGAGCCCTTCGGTCCGCATTTGTATCGCAAGCAAATCAATGTTTACACGGGCGAAATAA GTCTGCGCCAGGAGCGTCCCGCCCACCTGCATCCGGAATCCATATACCAGGCCATGAGGGAGCGTGGTCGCGCCATtcccgccacgcccaccgtgCCGATTCTGGAACGAAAGACTTCGCCCAGTAATCCGCCTCCGCGGATCGTGGACGGACGG CCTGGACCCATTCCTGGAATGCGTCCACCCATGGGCGCCGGTGCACTGCATCAGCCACAACAGCGAGGCAGCAGCATGGGCTTCCTAATGCCACTCTACACCATCGGCATCGTAGTCTTCTTCGGCTACACCCTGATGAAG ATCATGTTCAAGAAGCAAGTTCCAAATGATCCGTACGGAGCGGCGCCTCCAAATCCTGCTTTCCGGCAGGAGGTCTTCGGATCACAGAACCACAGCCAGGTGGAGGATTTGGGCGGCAGCAAGCTGG GCTGGCGAGAGCATCAGACAA gagctgctgcagccgccgccgcaaAGAAGCCGGCCGCCAAGGACACCGAAAAGGAGCTGTACAACGCCAGTGTGTCGGCCACCGAGGTGGCCACCAGTCTGTCCGCCTCGCTGAAGAGCCACCAGCAGCTGAAGGAGGCCGAGCAGCTGATGGAGATCGAGAAGCTGCGCCAGAAACTCGAGAGCACGGAGCGGGCGATGGCCCAGTTGGTGGCCGAAATGAACACCGATCAGTATGAGGCAAAG AAAAACGACAACGAAAAAACGAGAGAGCAACCAGTAGACAAGCAGAACCTATCCAATGGACATGCAAGCAGCGACCAAAATCCGGAGCAGGAGACCGCGACGAAGGGAGCCAGGAAACGGCGGGATCTGAGCGCTGAACGGGAACTGACG GTACTCGGCATGGAGTTAACAGCCAGTTGCGAGGGCGGCCACAAGTGGACTGGACGCCCTCCAACGCCTGTTTTCCGAGCGCCAAGCGAACAT TCCAAATTGGAAGAAAACTTCCCGGAGCCGCAGTCCATTTACTTGGAAGGCGCTTTGGCCCACGAGTCCCAGATTTTGGTGGCCGACTCCCAGATCAAACGCGAAGAAGTCTACGACTCGGAGCTCAATGGCTCAGCCGAGGAACCAGCC ATCATTCTTAGCAGCAGAATGACATTGTCATTGATTAATTTGGACgcaaatcaacaaaatggaaatgccggCAAATCCGCAGTGGAAAGTCCTCTGGCTGATGACATCG
- the LOC6735474 gene encoding resistance to inhibitors of cholinesterase protein 3 isoform X16, with translation MPATATSKPRAPLVEEGMTPKKTALIIVTVIGCIAILWPKVFHPMMFGGVPPAQPNFKDPRAAPGGCCDVVLDREQFLNATKKDTIEPFGPHLYRKQINVYTGEISLRQERPAHLHPESIYQAMRERGRAIPATPTVPILERKTSPSNPPPRIVDGRPGPIPGMRPPMGAGALHQPQQRGSSMGFLMPLYTIGIVVFFGYTLMKIMFKKQVPNDPYGAAPPNPAFRQEVFGSQNHSQVEDLGGSKLGWREHQTRAAAAAAAKKPAAKDTEKELYNASVSATEVATSLSASLKSHQQLKEAEQLMEIEKLRQKLESTERAMAQLVAEMNTDQYEAKMIALKFLKRQPNF, from the exons ATGCCCGCTACAGCCACATCCAAGCCGAGAGCTCCGCTCGTCGAGGAGGGCATGACGCCCAAGAAGACCGCCCTGATCATCGTCACCGTGATCGGATGCATTGCCATCCTATGGCCGAAGGTCTTCCATCCCATGATGTTCGGAGGAGTGCCTCCAGCCCAGCCAAATTTCAAGGATCCACGAGCAGCACCAGGCG GATGTTGTGATGTCGTCCTGGACAGGGAGCAGTTCCTGAATGCCACGAAGAAGGACACGATCGAGCCCTTCGGTCCGCATTTGTATCGCAAGCAAATCAATGTTTACACGGGCGAAATAA GTCTGCGCCAGGAGCGTCCCGCCCACCTGCATCCGGAATCCATATACCAGGCCATGAGGGAGCGTGGTCGCGCCATtcccgccacgcccaccgtgCCGATTCTGGAACGAAAGACTTCGCCCAGTAATCCGCCTCCGCGGATCGTGGACGGACGG CCTGGACCCATTCCTGGAATGCGTCCACCCATGGGCGCCGGTGCACTGCATCAGCCACAACAGCGAGGCAGCAGCATGGGCTTCCTAATGCCACTCTACACCATCGGCATCGTAGTCTTCTTCGGCTACACCCTGATGAAG ATCATGTTCAAGAAGCAAGTTCCAAATGATCCGTACGGAGCGGCGCCTCCAAATCCTGCTTTCCGGCAGGAGGTCTTCGGATCACAGAACCACAGCCAGGTGGAGGATTTGGGCGGCAGCAAGCTGG GCTGGCGAGAGCATCAGACAA gagctgctgcagccgccgccgcaaAGAAGCCGGCCGCCAAGGACACCGAAAAGGAGCTGTACAACGCCAGTGTGTCGGCCACCGAGGTGGCCACCAGTCTGTCCGCCTCGCTGAAGAGCCACCAGCAGCTGAAGGAGGCCGAGCAGCTGATGGAGATCGAGAAGCTGCGCCAGAAACTCGAGAGCACGGAGCGGGCGATGGCCCAGTTGGTGGCCGAAATGAACACCGATCAGTATGAGGCAAAG ATGATTGCCCTCAAGTTTCTCAAGCGGCAGCCAAACTTCTAA
- the LOC6735474 gene encoding resistance to inhibitors of cholinesterase protein 3 isoform X9, whose product MPATATSKPRAPLVEEGMTPKKTALIIVTVIGCIAILWPKVFHPMMFGGVPPAQPNFKDPRAAPGGLRQERPAHLHPESIYQAMRERGRAIPATPTVPILERKTSPSNPPPRIVDGRPGPIPGMRPPMGAGALHQPQQRGSSMGFLMPLYTIGIVVFFGYTLMKIMFKKQVPNDPYGAAPPNPAFRQEVFGSQNHSQVEDLGGSKLGWREHQTRAAAAAAAKKPAAKDTEKELYNASVSATEVATSLSASLKSHQQLKEAEQLMEIEKLRQKLESTERAMAQLVAEMNTDQYEAKKNDNEKTREQPVDKQNLSNGHASSDQNPEQETATKGARKRRDLSAERELTSKLEENFPEPQSIYLEGALAHESQILVADSQIKREEVYDSELNGSAEEPAIILSSRMTLSLINLDANQQNGNAGKSAVESPLADDIEIIGHDEQ is encoded by the exons ATGCCCGCTACAGCCACATCCAAGCCGAGAGCTCCGCTCGTCGAGGAGGGCATGACGCCCAAGAAGACCGCCCTGATCATCGTCACCGTGATCGGATGCATTGCCATCCTATGGCCGAAGGTCTTCCATCCCATGATGTTCGGAGGAGTGCCTCCAGCCCAGCCAAATTTCAAGGATCCACGAGCAGCACCAGGCG GTCTGCGCCAGGAGCGTCCCGCCCACCTGCATCCGGAATCCATATACCAGGCCATGAGGGAGCGTGGTCGCGCCATtcccgccacgcccaccgtgCCGATTCTGGAACGAAAGACTTCGCCCAGTAATCCGCCTCCGCGGATCGTGGACGGACGG CCTGGACCCATTCCTGGAATGCGTCCACCCATGGGCGCCGGTGCACTGCATCAGCCACAACAGCGAGGCAGCAGCATGGGCTTCCTAATGCCACTCTACACCATCGGCATCGTAGTCTTCTTCGGCTACACCCTGATGAAG ATCATGTTCAAGAAGCAAGTTCCAAATGATCCGTACGGAGCGGCGCCTCCAAATCCTGCTTTCCGGCAGGAGGTCTTCGGATCACAGAACCACAGCCAGGTGGAGGATTTGGGCGGCAGCAAGCTGG GCTGGCGAGAGCATCAGACAA gagctgctgcagccgccgccgcaaAGAAGCCGGCCGCCAAGGACACCGAAAAGGAGCTGTACAACGCCAGTGTGTCGGCCACCGAGGTGGCCACCAGTCTGTCCGCCTCGCTGAAGAGCCACCAGCAGCTGAAGGAGGCCGAGCAGCTGATGGAGATCGAGAAGCTGCGCCAGAAACTCGAGAGCACGGAGCGGGCGATGGCCCAGTTGGTGGCCGAAATGAACACCGATCAGTATGAGGCAAAG AAAAACGACAACGAAAAAACGAGAGAGCAACCAGTAGACAAGCAGAACCTATCCAATGGACATGCAAGCAGCGACCAAAATCCGGAGCAGGAGACCGCGACGAAGGGAGCCAGGAAACGGCGGGATCTGAGCGCTGAACGGGAACTGACG TCCAAATTGGAAGAAAACTTCCCGGAGCCGCAGTCCATTTACTTGGAAGGCGCTTTGGCCCACGAGTCCCAGATTTTGGTGGCCGACTCCCAGATCAAACGCGAAGAAGTCTACGACTCGGAGCTCAATGGCTCAGCCGAGGAACCAGCC ATCATTCTTAGCAGCAGAATGACATTGTCATTGATTAATTTGGACgcaaatcaacaaaatggaaatgccggCAAATCCGCAGTGGAAAGTCCTCTGGCTGATGACATCG
- the LOC6735474 gene encoding uncharacterized protein LOC6735474 isoform X18 codes for MPATATSKPRAPLVEEGMTPKKTALIIVTVIGCIAILWPKVFHPMMFGGVPPAQPNFKDPRAAPGGCCDVVLDREQFLNATKKDTIEPFGPHLYRKQINVYTGEISLRQERPAHLHPESIYQAMRERGRAIPATPTVPILERKTSPSNPPPRIVDGRPGPIPGMRPPMGAGALHQPQQRGSSMGFLMPLYTIGIVVFFGYTLMKIMFKKQVPNDPYGAAPPNPAFRQEVFGSQNHSQVEDLGGSKLGWREHQTRAAAAAAAKKPAAKDTEKELYNASVSATEVATSLSASLKSHQQLKEAEQLMEIEKLRQKLESTERAMAQLVAEMNTDQYEAKL; via the exons ATGCCCGCTACAGCCACATCCAAGCCGAGAGCTCCGCTCGTCGAGGAGGGCATGACGCCCAAGAAGACCGCCCTGATCATCGTCACCGTGATCGGATGCATTGCCATCCTATGGCCGAAGGTCTTCCATCCCATGATGTTCGGAGGAGTGCCTCCAGCCCAGCCAAATTTCAAGGATCCACGAGCAGCACCAGGCG GATGTTGTGATGTCGTCCTGGACAGGGAGCAGTTCCTGAATGCCACGAAGAAGGACACGATCGAGCCCTTCGGTCCGCATTTGTATCGCAAGCAAATCAATGTTTACACGGGCGAAATAA GTCTGCGCCAGGAGCGTCCCGCCCACCTGCATCCGGAATCCATATACCAGGCCATGAGGGAGCGTGGTCGCGCCATtcccgccacgcccaccgtgCCGATTCTGGAACGAAAGACTTCGCCCAGTAATCCGCCTCCGCGGATCGTGGACGGACGG CCTGGACCCATTCCTGGAATGCGTCCACCCATGGGCGCCGGTGCACTGCATCAGCCACAACAGCGAGGCAGCAGCATGGGCTTCCTAATGCCACTCTACACCATCGGCATCGTAGTCTTCTTCGGCTACACCCTGATGAAG ATCATGTTCAAGAAGCAAGTTCCAAATGATCCGTACGGAGCGGCGCCTCCAAATCCTGCTTTCCGGCAGGAGGTCTTCGGATCACAGAACCACAGCCAGGTGGAGGATTTGGGCGGCAGCAAGCTGG GCTGGCGAGAGCATCAGACAA gagctgctgcagccgccgccgcaaAGAAGCCGGCCGCCAAGGACACCGAAAAGGAGCTGTACAACGCCAGTGTGTCGGCCACCGAGGTGGCCACCAGTCTGTCCGCCTCGCTGAAGAGCCACCAGCAGCTGAAGGAGGCCGAGCAGCTGATGGAGATCGAGAAGCTGCGCCAGAAACTCGAGAGCACGGAGCGGGCGATGGCCCAGTTGGTGGCCGAAATGAACACCGATCAGTATGAGGCAAAG TTGTAA
- the LOC6735474 gene encoding resistance to inhibitors of cholinesterase protein 3 isoform X14, with protein sequence MPATATSKPRAPLVEEGMTPKKTALIIVTVIGCIAILWPKVFHPMMFGGVPPAQPNFKDPRAAPGGLRQERPAHLHPESIYQAMRERGRAIPATPTVPILERKTSPSNPPPRIVDGRPGPIPGMRPPMGAGALHQPQQRGSSMGFLMPLYTIGIVVFFGYTLMKIMFKKQVPNDPYGAAPPNPAFRQEVFGSQNHSQVEDLGGSKLGWREHQTIVTAIQGLIDAADEQLNGQDKQRATSDTETDSNKKNDNEKTREQPVDKQNLSNGHASSDQNPEQETATKGARKRRDLSAERELTSKLEENFPEPQSIYLEGALAHESQILVADSQIKREEVYDSELNGSAEEPAIILSSRMTLSLINLDANQQNGNAGKSAVESPLADDIEIIGHDEQ encoded by the exons ATGCCCGCTACAGCCACATCCAAGCCGAGAGCTCCGCTCGTCGAGGAGGGCATGACGCCCAAGAAGACCGCCCTGATCATCGTCACCGTGATCGGATGCATTGCCATCCTATGGCCGAAGGTCTTCCATCCCATGATGTTCGGAGGAGTGCCTCCAGCCCAGCCAAATTTCAAGGATCCACGAGCAGCACCAGGCG GTCTGCGCCAGGAGCGTCCCGCCCACCTGCATCCGGAATCCATATACCAGGCCATGAGGGAGCGTGGTCGCGCCATtcccgccacgcccaccgtgCCGATTCTGGAACGAAAGACTTCGCCCAGTAATCCGCCTCCGCGGATCGTGGACGGACGG CCTGGACCCATTCCTGGAATGCGTCCACCCATGGGCGCCGGTGCACTGCATCAGCCACAACAGCGAGGCAGCAGCATGGGCTTCCTAATGCCACTCTACACCATCGGCATCGTAGTCTTCTTCGGCTACACCCTGATGAAG ATCATGTTCAAGAAGCAAGTTCCAAATGATCCGTACGGAGCGGCGCCTCCAAATCCTGCTTTCCGGCAGGAGGTCTTCGGATCACAGAACCACAGCCAGGTGGAGGATTTGGGCGGCAGCAAGCTGG GCTGGCGAGAGCATCAGACAA TTGTAACGGCCATACAAGGTTTGATAGACGCGGCCGACGAGCAATTGAATGGCCAAGACAAGCAGAGGGCGACGAGCGACACTGAAACTGATTCGAATAAG AAAAACGACAACGAAAAAACGAGAGAGCAACCAGTAGACAAGCAGAACCTATCCAATGGACATGCAAGCAGCGACCAAAATCCGGAGCAGGAGACCGCGACGAAGGGAGCCAGGAAACGGCGGGATCTGAGCGCTGAACGGGAACTGACG TCCAAATTGGAAGAAAACTTCCCGGAGCCGCAGTCCATTTACTTGGAAGGCGCTTTGGCCCACGAGTCCCAGATTTTGGTGGCCGACTCCCAGATCAAACGCGAAGAAGTCTACGACTCGGAGCTCAATGGCTCAGCCGAGGAACCAGCC ATCATTCTTAGCAGCAGAATGACATTGTCATTGATTAATTTGGACgcaaatcaacaaaatggaaatgccggCAAATCCGCAGTGGAAAGTCCTCTGGCTGATGACATCG